One Populus nigra chromosome 16, ddPopNigr1.1, whole genome shotgun sequence genomic window, AAATGGAGGAGTGGCGGTTCATCTAAGATACTTTAAGAGACAAAAGAGCAAAGAAGAGCCCAAGATAAATCGCCCGTGATGTTGGAgctgaaaagaaaaagggtcaATAATGAGAAAGATCTCCGAGAAGAGTTGGATAAGCTGAGGATTGAGCTCGGGAATAGCAAAACTCATCAAAAATTCCTGGAAGACCAACTTTTGAAACAAGAAGAGATGAAAGCCTCTCTGGATCAGCAATTGAAGGAAAGAGATGAGCAAATTATTAAGTTAAAAGAAATCCAGCCTGAAGCAAATGAGCAACTGAAGGAGGGGAAGACCAAGAATGACGAGTTGGTAAAAAAGCATGTAATGGTGGAGTACGAATTGGTGAGTCTAAAAAGGGCCTTAGAAAGTAGAAAGTCTGTCGATAAAGAGACAATAGCTTCTCTGAAGAAAGAAAGGGaccaatataaatcaaaatgggaagctgaaaaagagaagaacagATTAGCTGATCTCACCattgaagaagaaataagaTTAAGAACTCGATATCAGATGCAAGCCGAAGATGAGAGAGAAGCAAGGAGGGCAACCGAGTCAAATATGAAGGAATACCTGGACAAGATAAATGGTATGAGAAACCGAGTGTCTGTGATACAAGCCGAGCTTGAGTCCCGAGAGGAAGAAGCAAGGGAAATGCAAGAGCAGTTTGAGGAATGACAAGACTATATCAACAGTTTCGGTGCATAACTAAACACTAAGGTAGCCGAGCTTGATATAGAGAAGGAAGAATTGCAAAAGGCCAGCAATCAGATTCAACAGTTGGAAAAGATGGTTCGAATTTTGGAGACAAACAATGACTCATTAGCTGCCAGCAATGGAACATTGCTTCAAGATAACACTGTGTTCCATTACAAGATTGAACAAACCGACAGGCTAATTGACATGGTGGCTAGAAAGGCAAATGAGCTATGAGCGAAGGCTGCCAGGGTTGCCAACAACCGCTATAGATATGAGGAATATTTGAATGAAGTTTCCTTTTTCATTAGGATTGTGGCCAATAGAGGGATATCATTTGAGTGAAGACACTTTGTATGAACCATTTTGTATTATATCTACTTTTGGAACTTTCATAATGTGTACGgaatttaatcaatcaaagGAATTGGGTAAAACCTCTTTGTGTATATCAGACTTCGAATGTTACCTGTATTTGGCAAAGGAAGTCATGGATTAGCTCTTTAATCCATATGTATGCATTTGCATCCATATTCATACATTCATTCATTAACACACATGCATACACCAGGTTAAAATATAGGTCCCTAAAGAGCTTACAACACCCGACTTCGAGCAAGgaacatggaagatgaagagcGTGCTTACCGTGAAGCTCGTTTCCAAGAAGAGTTGGATTCCTTAAAAGACAGTGTGGCTCGCCTCACCAGCTTACTCGAGCAAGTAACTAAGGAATACCTCGGGTGAAGGTCCTTCAACTAGGCCTGCTCCCCTCTCAGTAAACCAACCTGAAGAGATAATAGGAGAACACGCACAGGAGCCCCGACACAATCCAGTATTTGTGCAGTCAACAACACCTGTACCACCCGTACCAACACCTGCAGTCGTAGATGCATTCATTAATGAGTCCCACAAAACCAAGCCATCTGAGAACGTTGATCAAGATAAAATGGCATCACTAGAGGCCAGGATTAGGGCCATTGAAGGAATAGACTTATATGACCCTGTGCGGGCTGTAGAAATGTGTCTAGTCCCTAATGTGGTGGTACCAAAGAAATTTCGAGTTCCAGAATTTATCAAATACACCGGCACTCAATGCCCTGCTACCCATCTCAAATCTTAttgcaataaaatggcagaagtagtTCACGATGAAAGGCTACTAATGCATTTCTTCCAAGACAGTTTGAGTGGAGCGGTGTTGAGTTGGTATATGAGGTTAGATAATACCAGGATTCATACATGGAAGGACCTTGTAGATGCTTTCGTCAAGCAATACAAATACAACATGGATATTGCTCCTGACAGAACCAGTCTGTCTAACCTGGAGAAAGGAGATAAAGAAAGCATAAGAGAGTATGCTCAAAGATGGAGAGATTTGGCAGCACAAGTCCACCCCCCTCTCCTGGAAAAGGAAATGGTTGCTCTGTTTGCTAACACGCTAAAAGCGCCATACTATGAACACGTGATGGGTAGTTCGACCCAAAAATTCATGGATGCTGTGGCAGTGGCTGAACGAATAGAACAAGGAGTAAAAAGTGGAAGAATCTCTGCACCCGTGGAGAAAAAAGGTTTCGGAGTGAGGAAGAGAGAGATCGACCATGTCGAAGGTAGTTATAGAAGCAAGAAAGGCCCTTTCCAAAGATATAACACTCAATCCTCTTCACCCCAAATTGCCAACACCAACTTCAACTTTCCAAGTCCAGCCAGAAAACTTGAACCCCAAAGCcaccaaataaaaaaccaagctGAGAGTTTCCCCAAAAGAAACTACCAAAGAACCTCAGAACAATTGCCTCCATTGCCATTACCCCTAAATGAGATGTACCAAAAGCTACTAAGTATTGGGCAAGTAGTCCCTGTGCCTTTGACACTTCTACAACCACCTTACCCCAGCTGGTATAAGCCGGATCTCACTTGCGAATACCATGCCGGTATAGCTAGACACAACATCCATACTTGCAATGCCTTTAAGAGAAAACTTTTGCAACTGATCAAAGCAGGATGGATAGCATTTGAAGATGCCCTTAATGTGAATGCGAACCCTCTACCCAATCATGCTTCAGGTAGTGGGTCTGTAAACATGTTAGAAGAGGAACACTCAAAAATCTTAAAGGTATCAATGGATAGGATCTACCAAATGATGGTAGATGCAAGGTACAAAGAGGGTAGCGAGAATTGTTGTGAACTTCATAATGAAAAAGGCCACGAGATCAGCCATTGCGAgggttttcataaaaaaatgatgcaaatggTGAGTCGTGGGTTGCTGCGAATTGAGAAAGCAACAAGTGGAGAGGTGTTCATGATGGAGGCACCAAAGAAAAAGGTGTGTCGAGTACAATTCACTACCGGAAAGCCACCCAAATTGGTCTTGTCCAAACCATTAGTGGAACATAAAGGGAACTATAGTGCTTTACC contains:
- the LOC133676031 gene encoding GRIP domain-containing protein RUD3-like, whose product is MLELKRKRVNNEKDLREELDKLRIELGNSKTHQKFLEDQLLKQEEMKASLDQQLKERDEQIIKLKEIQPEANEQLKEGKTKNDELVKKHVMVEYELVSLKRALESRKSVDKETIASLKKERDQYKSKWEAEKEKNRLADLTIEEEIRLRTRYQMQAEDEREARRATESNMKEYLDKINGMRNRVSVIQAELESREEEAREMQEQFEE